From Arctopsyche grandis isolate Sample6627 chromosome 12, ASM5162203v2, whole genome shotgun sequence, one genomic window encodes:
- the mRpS33 gene encoding mitochondrial ribosomal protein S33, with protein MANYVKYSQLVNIASNYGKRMKYLSNRIFCEVARPTDSKSMKVVKMFAKQPLNLNKNIVEYYPRHVETHKLMMKLRSYGLFRDEHQDFKEEMRRIRALRGKVKGRKPRTNENAAT; from the coding sequence ATGGCCAAttacgtaaaatattctcaattgGTGAATATAGCTTCAAATTATGGAAAAAGGATGAAATACCTATCCAATCGAATTTTTTGCGAAGTAGCGCGTCCCACTGATTCTAAATCAATGAAAGTAGTAAAAATGTTTGCGAAGCAgcctttgaatttaaataaaaacatagtcGAATATTATCCCAGACATGTGGAGACGCATAAATTAATGATGAAATTACGCAGTTACGGTTTGTTCAGAGACGAGCATCAAGATTTTAAAGAAGAAATGAGGAGAATCAGAGCCCTTAGAGGAAAAGTCAAGGGAAGAAAACCACGTACAAATGAAAATGCTGCCACATAA